A genomic window from Paenibacillus sp. FSL K6-0276 includes:
- a CDS encoding Cna B-type domain-containing protein codes for MNIQLKRVFSTFLILMIFMVTLGQSIVPLIANAEELNTTGFVDSFKIDKTTLNYGEQTQITVNFSDKSGNKMKAGDTLTLTLPQELQGFTGLIPLKNEEGTDFGTVKVTTTEVICTFTDVVENLENIRGHFYFKVMASYVATNETKTIETDLGTTLKKQSVTIIGPTEGGTSSRFFGKVGDILPNNTNEVRWALYVNSAQKYLDKDIVILDNLQSGQTLKENSFSIAINDDYISMDQIQKYGIDITFTSDTSFKVEIDKDQANGNKFLINYKANITADGKKQEAFYNNYEVDYQIWHEDPVTNKGETKVKNIDMGGEADGDLPPKGTLRIVKHIAGNEEKGIPNVLFKLYTESGQQIGDTYKTDAEGKVEVPDLKVGNYYVQEINAPDYLDFDPEAKINFTIDANAEKGVELKIPNKVKKTDVSGTKTWIDNNASDRLSIIKIDLLQNGTVVQTQDVTAANDWNYTFKDIPAYDADGNAYTYTVKEQPVAGYKSEVNGFDITNTKSGQTTVEGTKTWKDGNAEDRPSSIKVDILQNGEVIQTQEVTAANGWKYAFADLATYDTNGKAYTYEVKEQPVAGYKSEVNGYDITNTKVAQTTVGGTKTWKDDNATDRPIIKVDLLQNGQVIQTQEVTAANGWKYAFVDLATYDADGKAYTYSVKEQPVAGYKSEVNGYDITNTKVAQTTVGGTKTWKDDNATDRPIIKVDLLQNGQVIQTQEVTAANGWKYAFVDLAAYDADGKAYTYSVKEQPVAGYKSEVHGYDITNTKVAQTTVEGSKTWKDDNVSDRPIIKVDLLQNGQVIQTQEVTAANGWKYAFVDLATYDADGKAYTYSVKEQPVAGYKSEVHGYDITNTKVAQTTVEGSKTWKDDNVSDRPSTIKVDLLQNGQVIQTQEVTAANGWKYAFADLAAYDADGKAYTYTVKEHPVAGYKFEVHGYDITNTKIKDSGVPPTDPGEKPKDPSVPPTDPGEKPKDPSVPPTDPGKTPTEIGEPPTNPVDPPAPVHTIQEQPVPKGTKTNDSTPNEGYDKTVPTGTKTNDSTPNKGYDKTVSLLPKTGESSAGTIFKVVGMLLLIFGVILYVRRPRAQ; via the coding sequence ATGAATATACAGTTAAAAAGAGTATTTTCAACTTTTTTAATTCTTATGATTTTTATGGTTACTTTAGGTCAGAGCATTGTTCCTTTAATAGCAAATGCAGAAGAATTAAATACAACAGGATTTGTTGATAGTTTTAAGATTGACAAAACAACACTAAATTACGGTGAACAGACTCAAATAACAGTGAATTTTAGCGATAAATCCGGAAATAAGATGAAGGCTGGAGACACACTGACCTTAACGTTACCTCAAGAATTACAAGGATTTACTGGATTGATCCCATTAAAGAATGAAGAAGGGACTGATTTTGGTACTGTTAAAGTAACGACTACAGAAGTGATATGCACATTTACTGATGTGGTTGAGAACCTTGAAAATATTAGAGGACATTTTTATTTTAAAGTTATGGCATCTTATGTAGCAACGAATGAAACGAAAACCATCGAAACCGATCTGGGTACAACTTTAAAGAAGCAATCGGTAACCATTATTGGTCCAACTGAGGGCGGAACATCTTCGCGTTTTTTCGGAAAAGTTGGCGATATTCTACCGAACAATACTAATGAGGTGCGTTGGGCCTTATATGTAAATAGTGCACAGAAATATTTGGATAAGGATATTGTTATATTAGACAATTTACAATCAGGACAAACGCTTAAGGAAAATAGTTTTTCGATAGCAATTAATGATGATTATATATCAATGGACCAAATCCAAAAGTATGGAATTGATATTACGTTTACTAGCGATACCTCATTTAAGGTTGAGATTGATAAGGATCAAGCCAACGGTAATAAATTTTTAATTAATTATAAAGCGAATATCACTGCAGATGGAAAGAAACAAGAGGCTTTCTATAATAATTATGAGGTCGATTACCAAATTTGGCATGAAGATCCGGTAACTAATAAAGGCGAAACCAAAGTTAAGAATATTGACATGGGTGGCGAAGCCGACGGTGATTTACCACCTAAAGGAACGTTGCGAATTGTTAAGCATATTGCAGGGAATGAAGAAAAAGGTATTCCGAATGTTTTATTTAAGCTGTATACAGAGTCAGGTCAGCAAATAGGAGATACCTACAAAACAGATGCAGAAGGTAAGGTTGAAGTTCCTGACTTAAAAGTAGGAAACTACTATGTACAAGAAATTAATGCTCCAGACTATTTGGATTTTGATCCAGAGGCAAAAATAAACTTTACCATTGATGCGAATGCTGAAAAAGGTGTAGAGCTTAAGATTCCGAATAAAGTGAAGAAGACGGACGTTTCAGGAACAAAAACGTGGATTGATAATAATGCATCAGATCGCCTAAGCATAATCAAAATAGACTTACTACAAAATGGTACTGTGGTTCAAACACAAGACGTAACAGCTGCAAATGATTGGAACTACACGTTTAAAGATATACCTGCGTATGATGCTGACGGAAATGCTTATACGTACACAGTAAAAGAACAACCGGTAGCAGGATACAAATCCGAAGTAAACGGTTTTGATATCACTAATACAAAAAGTGGTCAAACCACAGTAGAAGGAACGAAGACGTGGAAAGATGGGAACGCAGAAGATCGCCCAAGCAGTATTAAAGTCGACATATTGCAAAATGGTGAAGTTATCCAAACCCAAGAAGTAACAGCAGCGAATGGTTGGAAATATGCATTTGCGGATTTAGCGACATATGATACAAATGGAAAAGCGTATACGTATGAAGTTAAAGAACAACCAGTAGCAGGATACAAATCCGAAGTAAACGGTTATGACATTACGAATACAAAAGTGGCACAAACAACTGTAGGAGGAACGAAAACGTGGAAAGATGACAATGCGACAGATCGTCCAATCATCAAAGTAGATTTACTGCAGAACGGTCAAGTCATCCAAACCCAAGAAGTAACAGCAGCGAATGGTTGGAAATATGCATTTGTAGATTTGGCAACGTATGATGCAGATGGCAAAGCATATACGTATTCGGTAAAAGAACAACCGGTAGCAGGATACAAATCCGAAGTAAACGGTTATGACATTACGAATACAAAAGTGGCACAAACAACTGTAGGAGGAACGAAAACGTGGAAAGATGACAATGCGACAGATCGTCCAATTATCAAAGTAGATTTACTGCAGAACGGTCAAGTCATCCAAACCCAAGAAGTAACAGCAGCGAATGGTTGGAAATATGCATTTGTAGATTTGGCAGCGTATGATGCAGATGGCAAAGCATATACGTATTCGGTAAAAGAACAACCGGTAGCAGGATACAAATCTGAAGTACATGGTTATGACATCACGAATACAAAAGTAGCACAAACAACCGTAGAAGGATCAAAAACGTGGAAAGATGACAATGTGTCGGATCGTCCAATCATCAAAGTAGATTTACTGCAGAACGGTCAAGTCATCCAAACCCAAGAAGTAACAGCAGCGAATGGTTGGAAATATGCATTTGTAGATTTGGCAACGTATGATGCAGATGGCAAAGCATATACGTATTCGGTAAAAGAACAACCGGTAGCAGGATACAAATCTGAAGTACATGGTTATGACATCACGAATACAAAAGTAGCACAAACAACCGTAGAAGGATCAAAAACGTGGAAAGATGACAATGTGTCGGATCGTCCAAGCACCATCAAAGTAGACTTACTGCAAAACGGTCAAGTCATCCAAACCCAAGAAGTAACAGCAGCGAATGGTTGGAAATATGCATTTGCAGATTTGGCAGCGTATGATGCAGACGGCAAAGCATATACGTATACCGTAAAAGAACACCCAGTAGCAGGATATAAATTCGAAGTACATGGTTATGACATCACGAATACTAAAATTAAGGATTCAGGCGTACCTCCAACAGATCCAGGTGAAAAACCTAAGGATCCAAGCGTACCTCCAACAGATCCAGGTGAAAAACCTAAGGATCCAAGCGTACCTCCAACAGATCCGGGTAAAACACCGACGGAAATAGGGGAACCACCTACAAATCCAGTAGATCCACCTGCTCCGGTCCATACAATACAGGAACAACCAGTACCTAAAGGAACAAAAACGAATGATTCTACACCGAATGAAGGTTATGACAAGACAGTACCTACAGGAACAAAAACGAATGATTCTACACCGAATAAAGGTTATGACAAGACAGTATCGCTTCTTCCTAAAACGGGAGAATCGTCTGCAGGAACGATCTTCAAGGTTGTAGGTATGTTATTACTAATCTTCGGAGTCATCCTATACGTTCGTCGTCCTAGAGCTCAATAA
- a CDS encoding 2OG-Fe(II) oxygenase — MIGNTTDKERTIFDHVGNTIKTEDREIRILAKYEEPLVVLLGNVLSDEECNELIEYSRERLQRSRIGEDRAVNQIRTSSGVFCEENATVTRIEKRFSQIMNIPIEHGDGLQVLLYIPGQEYLPHHDFFTQTSRASSNNRISTLVMYLNDVEEGGETAFPMLNLSVYPNKGMAVYFEYFYDNHELNEFTLHAGTPVIKGEKWVATMWMRRQALRSS; from the coding sequence ATGATAGGGAATACGACAGACAAAGAACGGACGATATTTGATCATGTCGGAAATACGATCAAGACAGAAGATCGAGAGATTCGAATTCTTGCCAAGTATGAGGAACCGCTGGTTGTCTTACTAGGAAATGTGCTTAGCGATGAGGAATGCAATGAGCTAATTGAATATTCTAGGGAACGATTGCAACGTTCAAGAATAGGCGAAGACCGTGCGGTCAATCAAATTAGAACGAGTAGTGGTGTGTTCTGTGAGGAAAACGCCACGGTTACAAGAATCGAGAAACGATTCTCTCAAATTATGAATATTCCTATCGAGCATGGTGATGGCTTGCAAGTTCTGCTGTATATCCCTGGTCAAGAGTATCTACCCCATCATGATTTCTTCACACAAACGAGTCGAGCAAGTAGCAATAATCGAATTAGTACGCTTGTGATGTATTTAAATGATGTAGAGGAAGGCGGAGAAACAGCGTTCCCTATGCTTAATTTATCAGTGTATCCTAACAAAGGTATGGCGGTCTACTTCGAATATTTTTACGATAATCATGAATTAAACGAGTTTACCTTGCATGCAGGTACACCAGTAATCAAAGGCGAAAAGTGGGTTGCAACGATGTGGATGAGAAGACAAGCCCTTCGCTCATCTTAG
- a CDS encoding cyclic nucleotide-binding domain-containing protein, whose product MIPNVAVDFLRNHPLLRGIPDAELRNVINAIKLVSLEDGQRLLMEESTSKDCFIIWQGKVQVTSVNLVGKALLLAELGPGELVGEIGLIRNVQRSASVTAIGPVKALRLDRPSFEYLANLSPLFYESVLVNIRIRMIHSMLRKATIWSVIPDAELRGLAEITTIKKITKGEEIIVEGAVMDQFHMISSGSIELRGQKRRKTVLREGDFYGETELLTDTASSHTLIAVEDSELLIMGKLEFLTILDYYAPVRQQLIEFLNLRTPHLMEKVTIAFGEESVARDNESVPKAKDKWMEQLLWLVGGFLVLSFLALFLHSQWWKISALIVGGVVGPVAFVAFVRSQQLIGFRQMRLGLVFVSTAIVAIPLAWYLERIWLFEVKENSFDFSQLYVPLSVALIEETAKLLICVMLLRMRKIQFLMDAVVFGAAAGMGFAAVESIIYGWVHIDEASSLGMLAVLWIRALLSPFGHGTWTAIATVGIWYASSIHKDSNLGNGNSWTRWRRAIGMFLAAVVMHALWNYHFESGLIKAGAMTVVGFMGLYLLFSLIRRGRREEFHALNLLNPTTHEAIRHDDQVKPMTQELYCEGCGSMSPQGTRYCARCGQALRIK is encoded by the coding sequence ATGATACCCAATGTTGCAGTCGATTTTCTGCGTAATCATCCGTTGTTACGAGGCATTCCTGATGCTGAGCTACGAAATGTAATTAACGCTATAAAACTTGTGTCTTTAGAGGATGGACAGCGACTTCTTATGGAAGAGTCCACCTCTAAGGACTGTTTCATTATATGGCAAGGGAAAGTGCAGGTCACCTCGGTTAACTTAGTTGGGAAGGCACTGCTCTTGGCTGAACTTGGACCGGGAGAGTTAGTCGGAGAGATCGGTCTTATTCGGAACGTACAAAGATCAGCTAGTGTTACGGCAATTGGGCCAGTAAAAGCGTTGCGTTTAGACCGTCCGTCGTTCGAATATTTGGCGAACCTGAGTCCGTTATTTTACGAGAGTGTGCTTGTGAACATACGGATCCGAATGATCCATAGTATGCTTCGCAAAGCGACAATCTGGTCGGTCATCCCTGATGCTGAACTTCGGGGACTTGCAGAGATTACAACGATCAAGAAAATAACGAAGGGCGAAGAGATTATCGTGGAAGGTGCGGTAATGGATCAATTTCACATGATTAGTAGCGGGAGTATCGAACTTCGCGGTCAAAAGCGGCGTAAGACTGTTCTTCGAGAAGGGGATTTTTATGGAGAGACAGAGTTACTAACAGACACGGCTTCCTCGCACACGTTGATCGCGGTAGAAGATAGTGAATTACTGATCATGGGCAAGTTAGAATTCTTAACTATACTCGACTATTACGCTCCGGTTCGTCAACAGCTCATTGAGTTTCTAAATTTACGAACACCCCATCTGATGGAGAAAGTTACAATTGCTTTCGGCGAGGAGTCAGTTGCCCGGGATAATGAATCGGTACCTAAAGCCAAAGACAAGTGGATGGAGCAATTACTGTGGCTGGTAGGTGGATTCCTTGTCTTATCCTTCTTGGCACTATTCCTTCATAGCCAATGGTGGAAGATCTCCGCCTTAATTGTTGGAGGAGTGGTGGGTCCTGTAGCATTCGTAGCTTTTGTGAGAAGTCAGCAGTTAATAGGCTTTCGTCAGATGAGGCTTGGTTTAGTTTTTGTGTCTACCGCGATTGTTGCTATCCCGCTGGCTTGGTATTTAGAGCGGATTTGGCTTTTTGAAGTAAAAGAAAATTCCTTTGACTTTTCGCAGCTTTACGTACCTTTGTCTGTAGCTCTAATAGAAGAAACTGCTAAATTATTAATCTGTGTGATGCTCCTTCGAATGCGAAAAATTCAGTTTCTGATGGATGCAGTGGTGTTTGGTGCCGCAGCAGGAATGGGCTTCGCTGCAGTGGAAAGTATTATTTATGGATGGGTGCATATAGACGAGGCCTCTTCACTTGGGATGCTCGCAGTTCTATGGATTAGAGCCTTATTATCGCCCTTTGGTCATGGAACGTGGACTGCGATTGCAACTGTGGGGATATGGTATGCAAGTAGCATACATAAGGACTCGAACCTGGGGAACGGCAATTCATGGACAAGATGGCGACGTGCAATTGGGATGTTCTTGGCAGCAGTTGTGATGCATGCACTATGGAATTATCACTTTGAATCGGGTCTGATTAAGGCGGGTGCTATGACCGTAGTCGGGTTTATGGGCCTCTATTTATTGTTCTCACTCATTCGCAGGGGGAGAAGAGAGGAGTTCCATGCATTGAATCTGCTAAATCCAACCACGCATGAGGCAATAAGGCATGACGATCAAGTGAAGCCTATGACGCAGGAGCTTTATTGTGAAGGCTGCGGGTCAATGTCTCCTCAGGGTACACGCTACTGTGCACGCTGTGGCCAGGCATTAAGGATTAAATGA
- a CDS encoding class I mannose-6-phosphate isomerase: MFQKRPVNPVRLHHPIQPGSEAPFAEPGLQHGFDAIIAPIVSLAEEGQRDIIRVTFDGTHGADFQSILQKTVESLEHSGHRVFVLGTSSFLKTSEELRQHFNPNITDNRAFGYFTEGTIEDYFRPNAKYEASIIMNDAVAAIPSSELPTIFITFGPGSYWLGEGMFDITYFLDVSREYQQMEHKQQLLNFGFSWNRDSVEKYKISLFVEWPIFETYRKQILELTHYYIDMNQPGDPVLTTTYTLRQMIFNIAKAPMRVKPFFAPGVWGGQFLKKFADLPEDWTNCGWGFEPIAPENSIILEYEGKQIEVPFLTIMHYEHHNILGERLVKLFGDYFPIRFDYLDTIGGSNLSVQVHPKQEYVRNQFNEFMTQQESYYIMEKKGDTKVYLGLTEQCTKEGFYEAVQTAQETGVPIQFTDYVNSYAAEKGDLYLIPTGTVHASGTDNLVLEISSTTWWFTFKIYDYLRKGLDGKPRPINIDHAFDNIDFYKKTEWVEENLIPTPTLLQAQGDNEEYVLGQRDDLLFYVHRVHLNNTWKANTENEMVMYNLVEGEQVRIVSCADESIFVEFRYAESYILPADFGEYKIINLGKEPCKLIKAGVSKAWDVSLLEA; the protein is encoded by the coding sequence ATGTTTCAAAAAAGACCTGTCAATCCTGTTCGTCTTCATCATCCTATCCAGCCTGGTTCAGAGGCTCCTTTTGCCGAGCCCGGCTTGCAGCATGGGTTTGATGCGATTATAGCTCCAATAGTTTCTTTGGCCGAAGAGGGTCAACGCGACATCATACGTGTTACCTTTGACGGCACACATGGAGCCGATTTTCAGTCTATTCTCCAAAAAACTGTGGAGTCTCTTGAACACAGTGGTCACCGCGTCTTTGTATTAGGAACCAGCAGTTTCTTAAAAACAAGTGAAGAGCTGCGACAACATTTTAATCCTAATATTACAGACAACCGTGCGTTTGGATATTTTACAGAAGGAACGATCGAAGATTATTTTAGACCTAATGCCAAGTATGAAGCTTCTATTATCATGAATGATGCCGTAGCAGCTATTCCATCATCCGAATTGCCGACAATTTTTATAACATTTGGCCCAGGGTCATATTGGCTTGGTGAAGGGATGTTTGACATTACTTATTTCCTGGATGTCTCCCGCGAGTATCAACAAATGGAGCATAAGCAACAGCTGCTGAATTTCGGTTTCAGCTGGAACCGGGATAGTGTGGAAAAGTACAAAATATCTCTTTTTGTGGAATGGCCCATTTTCGAAACCTATCGCAAGCAAATTTTGGAGCTTACCCATTATTATATCGATATGAATCAGCCGGGAGACCCCGTTCTGACAACAACCTATACTTTGCGCCAAATGATCTTCAACATTGCCAAAGCACCCATGCGCGTAAAACCATTCTTTGCACCTGGTGTATGGGGTGGTCAATTCCTCAAAAAATTCGCCGATTTGCCGGAGGATTGGACCAATTGTGGTTGGGGTTTTGAACCTATCGCCCCAGAAAACTCGATCATTTTGGAATATGAAGGTAAGCAGATCGAGGTCCCTTTTCTCACCATTATGCATTATGAACACCACAATATTCTCGGAGAACGGCTCGTCAAGCTATTCGGAGATTACTTTCCGATCCGTTTTGATTATCTGGATACTATTGGTGGTAGTAACTTGTCAGTCCAGGTCCATCCGAAGCAGGAGTACGTTCGTAACCAGTTCAACGAGTTTATGACGCAGCAGGAATCCTATTATATTATGGAGAAAAAAGGCGATACCAAGGTCTATTTAGGACTGACTGAGCAATGCACCAAAGAAGGGTTCTATGAAGCCGTGCAAACCGCTCAGGAAACCGGTGTCCCCATTCAGTTTACGGACTATGTAAATTCCTATGCTGCGGAGAAAGGGGATCTCTATCTTATTCCGACAGGGACTGTACATGCATCTGGGACAGATAACTTAGTTCTAGAAATCTCATCCACCACATGGTGGTTCACCTTTAAAATTTATGATTATCTCCGTAAAGGATTAGATGGTAAACCGCGTCCGATTAACATCGATCATGCGTTCGACAATATTGATTTCTACAAAAAAACAGAATGGGTAGAAGAAAATCTGATTCCAACCCCTACCCTGCTTCAAGCCCAAGGGGACAACGAGGAGTATGTATTAGGCCAGCGTGATGACTTACTATTCTATGTACACCGAGTACACCTAAATAATACATGGAAAGCTAATACAGAGAACGAGATGGTCATGTACAATCTGGTTGAGGGTGAACAAGTTCGGATCGTTTCATGTGCGGATGAATCCATTTTTGTAGAGTTCAGGTATGCCGAATCCTATATCCTACCTGCTGACTTCGGGGAATATAAGATAATCAACCTTGGCAAAGAACCGTGCAAATTAATTAAAGCTGGCGTATCTAAAGCCTGGGATGTGAGTCTCCTTGAAGCGTAA
- a CDS encoding class D sortase — translation MSKKITAILLIVVGVMFMVLPKMTEMYRDYQQEQILKEWQAILHNIDSTEEPMEQMQKGTVKLTATLPTARGSEDDKTVNSQEDDAAEGILTIGNIDLTLPILHGATQENMKKTVASIVNTGKAGEVGNYAVAGHRSRTYGRNFNRLDELTLGDHIEVDNGKEQFEYTVTEKLYVKPDEVWVLEPNGKDKEITLVTCDPIVNPTHRLIIKGKIVE, via the coding sequence ATGAGTAAAAAAATTACAGCGATCCTGCTGATCGTTGTCGGAGTCATGTTCATGGTATTACCAAAAATGACGGAGATGTATCGCGATTATCAGCAGGAACAAATATTAAAGGAATGGCAGGCTATTCTTCATAATATTGACAGCACGGAAGAACCTATGGAGCAAATGCAGAAAGGAACCGTGAAGCTCACAGCTACCCTCCCCACAGCTCGAGGCAGTGAAGACGATAAAACAGTCAATTCTCAAGAAGATGACGCTGCAGAAGGAATTCTGACGATTGGAAACATAGATTTAACGCTTCCCATTCTTCATGGAGCAACGCAAGAAAACATGAAAAAGACCGTCGCCAGTATCGTGAATACGGGTAAGGCGGGCGAAGTCGGAAATTATGCGGTAGCCGGTCACCGAAGTCGGACATATGGGAGAAATTTTAATAGGCTGGACGAACTGACTTTGGGGGATCACATCGAGGTTGATAATGGAAAAGAGCAGTTCGAGTACACAGTAACGGAAAAGTTATATGTCAAGCCAGATGAGGTTTGGGTACTGGAACCTAACGGTAAGGATAAGGAAATTACACTGGTCACTTGTGATCCGATTGTAAACCCTACCCATCGTCTGATTATTAAAGGAAAAATAGTAGAGTAG
- a CDS encoding AraC family transcriptional regulator, giving the protein MPYQDFRRANALLNQHISQIADDQVSFRIQYWGFMPLHYNNSLHRHSFFEICYVHEGCGEYSDNGIDYPLQDGTLFCSRPGIWHQIRSEQGLTLFFIAFEIDESRTSETYSRNFRSLIHCGKIIAEPKNANISAQIWQTIFSLIESKQPASKDMVQHLVLSLFLSFLHGLSSVPDLSVNSLDENTEEHRLLKRAKLYIEDNLSSPLRIEHISQELGISSRHLSRLFQSQLGQTFVHYVQERRVQKAKKWLLNSDIAIKDIAKRTGFDSIHYFTRVFTKKLGVAPAKFRKSQFSDGRQKKKQT; this is encoded by the coding sequence ATGCCTTATCAAGATTTCAGAAGAGCAAACGCCCTACTCAATCAACATATATCGCAAATTGCCGACGATCAGGTTTCATTTCGGATTCAATATTGGGGGTTCATGCCTCTTCATTACAACAATTCTCTGCATCGGCATTCATTCTTCGAAATCTGTTATGTACATGAAGGCTGCGGAGAATACTCGGATAACGGAATCGATTATCCACTGCAGGATGGTACCTTATTCTGCTCAAGACCCGGTATATGGCATCAAATCCGTAGCGAGCAGGGCCTTACATTATTTTTCATTGCTTTTGAGATCGACGAGTCACGGACTTCCGAAACCTATTCTAGGAACTTCCGAAGCTTGATCCACTGTGGAAAAATCATAGCTGAACCGAAAAATGCTAACATTTCCGCTCAGATTTGGCAGACGATCTTTAGCCTCATTGAGAGTAAACAACCCGCCTCCAAGGATATGGTACAGCATCTTGTTCTCTCCTTGTTTCTTTCTTTTCTACATGGGCTCTCTTCCGTGCCGGATCTAAGTGTGAATTCCTTGGATGAAAATACCGAGGAGCATCGCCTGCTAAAGCGGGCTAAGCTTTATATCGAGGATAATTTATCTTCCCCTTTGAGAATTGAGCATATCTCTCAAGAGCTTGGTATTTCCTCACGGCATTTATCAAGATTATTTCAATCCCAGCTGGGTCAGACGTTTGTACATTATGTTCAGGAACGAAGAGTTCAAAAAGCAAAAAAATGGCTACTTAACAGTGACATCGCCATTAAGGATATTGCCAAACGTACTGGATTCGATTCGATTCATTATTTTACCCGTGTATTCACAAAAAAGCTGGGTGTCGCCCCCGCCAAGTTTCGAAAATCCCAGTTCTCAGATGGAAGGCAAAAAAAGAAACAAACATAA
- a CDS encoding transporter: MSFLPPPIPSGFPGFPGQPGQPGQPGLTAPSSPPPGFIPQQPAVSPFAVDPGAIAGCLFRNTYVWLVNRNQFWFYPVFVGRTSVAGFQWNGRFWMYTGLSLQSIQSFTCF; this comes from the coding sequence ATGTCATTTTTACCACCTCCAATCCCCTCAGGATTCCCAGGTTTCCCAGGGCAACCTGGGCAACCGGGGCAACCAGGACTCACGGCACCCAGCTCACCTCCCCCGGGATTCATTCCTCAGCAACCTGCGGTTTCGCCCTTTGCTGTCGACCCGGGAGCAATTGCTGGTTGTTTGTTTCGGAATACGTACGTTTGGCTCGTGAATAGAAATCAATTCTGGTTTTACCCGGTTTTCGTAGGGCGCACCTCGGTTGCAGGGTTTCAGTGGAACGGAAGGTTTTGGATGTATACTGGATTGAGCTTGCAGTCCATCCAATCCTTTACATGTTTCTAA
- a CDS encoding ROK family protein — translation MKRNIVIALDVGGTFIKTCIVENHIPLSASQREFPSLADQDKEIILDQFMNIFKSQYEFYHSQFTGNELDCHWHIGLAFPGPFDFKQGICYVQGLGKFESLYGVNLKKAFYERMEKEDGTWAKRLQRAEIRFEHDARLFALGVSLGFPQHRFIALTLGTGLGSAYIDQSQIKTQGQGIPANGWLYNHPYQDGIIDDAFSKRGLLQLAKDLGAFQPGMDVKELAESARLGSIPCKEVFSEFGKRLAEMLVPYIKGYEPNLIVLGGQISKSYDLFGNALQDHIKPQQVQIYTSVNLLEKTFIGISRMFEK, via the coding sequence TTGAAGCGTAACATCGTCATTGCACTTGATGTGGGAGGAACGTTCATCAAAACATGCATTGTAGAGAACCATATTCCCCTATCAGCAAGTCAGCGGGAATTTCCTTCTCTCGCAGATCAAGATAAAGAGATCATTCTCGATCAATTTATGAACATTTTCAAATCTCAATACGAATTCTATCATTCACAATTCACAGGAAATGAACTAGATTGTCATTGGCATATTGGCTTGGCCTTTCCAGGCCCATTCGACTTCAAGCAAGGAATTTGTTATGTACAGGGACTGGGTAAATTCGAATCCCTTTATGGGGTGAATCTAAAAAAGGCATTCTACGAACGGATGGAGAAAGAGGACGGAACATGGGCGAAGCGACTTCAAAGGGCGGAAATCCGTTTTGAGCATGATGCTAGACTGTTTGCGCTTGGTGTAAGTCTGGGCTTCCCTCAGCATCGCTTTATTGCATTGACTTTGGGAACCGGGCTCGGTTCTGCCTATATCGATCAATCGCAGATTAAGACCCAAGGCCAAGGTATCCCTGCTAATGGATGGCTGTACAACCATCCATACCAAGACGGAATCATCGATGATGCTTTCTCCAAAAGAGGGTTGCTGCAGCTTGCAAAAGATCTTGGAGCCTTCCAGCCTGGAATGGATGTGAAGGAGCTCGCTGAATCAGCGAGACTCGGCAGTATTCCCTGCAAAGAGGTTTTCTCCGAGTTTGGTAAACGTCTTGCCGAAATGCTCGTTCCGTATATTAAGGGATATGAACCAAACCTCATCGTTCTCGGAGGACAAATTTCTAAAAGTTATGATTTATTTGGTAATGCCCTTCAGGATCATATAAAGCCACAACAAGTTCAAATTTACACTTCGGTTAACTTGCTGGAGAAAACATTCATAGGTATTTCGCGTATGTTTGAAAAATGA